The Prionailurus viverrinus isolate Anna chromosome B1, UM_Priviv_1.0, whole genome shotgun sequence genome includes the window TGGAGGTGTGTCGACTTACTTTGCAGAACTTTGAGCATTCTGCTCATTCCTGTTACTTGGCATAAACTCAGGTCCGTGATTTGGGCTTGCTCTAGACACTGAAGCAGTAGTGACTCACTCCTATTAAAAAAAGGACAGCCTGTTATCTGTGCAGACGCCAAGCCCCCCACTATTCAGAGGATGGATCTTGTTACATGACCTCCCGACCCTTACCCCAACATCCCTACTCCTGGGTGCTCGTGTATCAGACCTTGACTCCCACCCCAATGTTTCCAAAATGAAAACTTACCTTTTCAAAGAAGATCCTGCATTCTGCAGGGTGAAAAAGAGATAAGGTTAGTATCTGAGCCACGCCTCTTGTGAGTTGTACCCctgaaaatatcttctcataATGAAACTCGATTTCTACATAATTTCCTCAGCTTCATGGTACTAATTATCAGATACCAAATTTTAACACTGAATGGTAGAAGtcagaaaaaatacttaaaatcacAGTTATATTCCCAAGGTaactatttgggttttttgttttaatattcttagTTTTATTATTCAGGGACTATATAGTCATTTTACATGGAATTTAGAACCTGCTGAGTCAGATGATGTCTTGACAAGATTTATATTTAACCTggatgtctttctttccttcttttaaaactttttttcaaggtttatttattttgaaagagagagagagagagacagagacagagacagagacagagggagagagagaattccaagcaggctctgcactgtcagcgcagaacctgatgtggatcttgaactcacaaaccatgagatcatgacccgagccgagatgGAGAGTCcagatgcttggggtgcctgtgtggttaagtgtccgactttggctcaggtcatgatgtaatGACTGCAAAATTTATCACATCATACACttacaatacaatattgttttatatattcattataccACGCATTAGATCTCTATtgtttattactatttattacaAGTTTGTGCCCTTAAACACCATCACTCTTATCAACCATCTGCCACCCTATTCCATTCTCCAGTAAGTacccttttacttttgtttttttaaataggtttaacatttttagattccatatataagcaATATTGTACAATAGTTGTATTTCTGACTTATCTTGCTTAAGCACAATGTGTTCACACTCTATCCATGTTATCACAGATGGGaggatattttcctttctcatggctcagtaatattccatcatgtataCGTACCACacctttttcattcatttatctgttaatggacatttgggttgtttccaaacATGAGtatgtgtatccctttgaaattctgttttcatttcctttgggtataggCACACAAagggaattgctggatcatatggtagatctatttctcattttttgaaatacttccatattgttttctacagCGGTtggaccaatttacattcccaccaacaatgtttAAGTACtcccttttcaccacatcctcaccagcacccaTTGTCTTTTATTGATGATAGTCATTCTAATAGTTGAGAGGGtctatctcattgtagttttttatttaaatgtttatttttgagagaggagaaagggagggagggagagggagacagggagagagggggagagggagtggggggagagggagagagggagagagggagagagggagagagggagagagggagagagagagagagagagagagagagagagagagagagagaatcccaagcaggctctgcactgacagcatggctcgatcccatgaaccatgagaccatgacctgagctgaaatcaagaggtgggcacttaaatgactgagccatccaggtgtccctcactgtggttttgatttacctTTCCCAAGGGACATATTTTCCATTCCTCACCTCAGTCGTCTTATCCAGAATAGTCATCATTTCAAACTCTGCCCATCTACTTGCTTTCTATACTGTCAATGGCAAGAGTTGAGCAGGTGCAAGGGCTTGCTAAACTGGGGACGGTGGGGGAAGCTGGGTCAGAAGCTGAGCATAACTGAGCCACGCCTACTTTAACTGTCTGGGACTGGGCTCTAGAATAGAACCCAACAGTTTACCAGCAAGTGTTTCTCAAATAAGAGCACTCCCATTGCAAATATGAGTCCAGCAGCAGCAGGATATGGATAAAgtcttaaaaagataataatttacTAGTTGAAAGGTgatgcatttaaaatatacaatactaTGCAAATAAATCTCACCCTTGTTTCTCCAAGGTTACTGCTCAATGTTTGTGTTACAATCTCTGCGTTTATTTTGCCAAAGTCAGTCTGTGAATGTTAACGAACATATgtctatacatatatacgtatccacaaaaccaaacaaaaaagcagttCCGTATGTTTCCACTCCAATCAAATACCCTGAAAATACCTTTTACCACTATAGagttgcttcattctttttttctggttgcaAACTATTCTATTGTATTGATGTGTCATTATTCGACTAACCAATTATTCACCCTAATAAGGGATATCTCAATTCAAACTAATTACTGATAGTCTTAAGGTGAGAATTCATACCATGAAGTAACTCTCCTCTGTACCAGGGTTTTAGATAATTCATAATGCTTTTGGTGACTGCCAAAGGCTACACAGCCTTCATGTATGTTTGCAAATTATAGAATATACTAGAATTGACACTTAATGAGCACGGTCCACTTCTCATTTCTCAAATACTGCAATGAAGATCATTTCTGGAATCTTACCTGGAGCACCATTAGGGTGTATTTCCCACACTTCTTCTCCAGCTCTACAGTCATCTTTTGGAGGCTGCAGATGTGTCCTGAAAGCCGGCCTTCACTCTCCTTCAGTTTATTCATGTTCTCTTTCCCCAAATCGTTCAGTCTCTGCAGAATCATcgccttattattattttacaagtGATAATCTCATTTATTCACTAATTCAACTACCTCTTGAATGCACTTTTCTTCCTGCCATTTCAGAAATACATATAAGGAGATATGGCCCGACAACTCCTCTGTATCAAGAAGGACACCTCACTAGAAGCTAGATTCTTTGACacaatatatttgttttgttttgtttttaattttttcttccaacatttatttatttttgggacagagagagagcatgaacgggggaggggcaaagagagagggagacacagaatcggaaacaggctccaggctccgagccatcagcccagagcccgacgcggggctcgaactcacgggccgcgagatcgtgacctggctgaagtcggacgcttaaccgactgcgccacccaggcgccccgacacaaTATATTTGTGTTGATGTGGAAGGTATGCACATAGTCCACttatacagagaacaacctgactCTAAAACAGATCACGTTATTTTGCTGTACAGTTTTGTCCAGAAAGTCTCCTATTACCTTCATTAAATTaagatttgaaattaaaaatataatcaattaataataagaaagaatgaatcaaGCTACTGACATTTTTTATCCTTGCAAAGATGCTTTATCTAGGCATAATAGCACATGctcatgttatttttcttaacacaAATGATGCATATTAtaccctactttaaaaaaaaattttaatgtttatttttgagagagacagagagtgagcaggggaggggcaaagagagagggagacacagaatctgaagcaggctccagactctgagctgtcagcacagagcccgaagtggggctcgaacccacgaactgtgagatcatgacttgagctgaagttggtcgcttaacctactgagccacccaggcgcccctacttgttttttattaataaataatatgttcTTGGAGAGCATTTCTTATCCATACACATGCGGCTGTGTTATCTTTTCTAACTGCTGAAGAGCATTCCATTTTAAGTACATAATACAATCTATTTTGAGAGTCCTGTATTGATGGATATAGGTTGTACTTAATCTCTTGCTATCATAAACattacagttaataataatgCCTAATAGTCTCCACTGCATAATACGTACAAACACTATTTAAAGAGCTTTATGTAGATTATCacattcaatcctcacaatagCATAAAAACTACAGGTATTTTCTCCACTTTATagctaaggaaactgagtctcaggttAAACATGTATAGGTTAGACTAGCCACTTAGAGACTAGTAAATAGCAGAAGCCAGGTAGGAATTTCACCAGTCTGGCTTCAAACATGACCTCTAAACCATGGCTCTATACTGGAATAATTTTACAGCATTCCCTTATCCTTGTATCTTTTTATATGCATGTAAGTATATCTGTAAGATAAGTGACCGGAAATAGAACGGCTGGCTGAATACATACATTCTTTTAATGTACGTGTGGCTGTCACTGGATGTCTCATACTAGAATTGGCATAATGTTCAGCTCCCCTTTCCCTCATTTCCCAAATACTGTGAGCGTGCTGTTTTCCACCTCTCACCTGTAGCGTTTCCTGGGACTGCCCCTTCAGCTCTGTGGCAAACGCCAGCACTTGATTCAGATGGTCTTCCCTCAACTTTGGGTTGAATACGCAGTCTTGTAGGCTCCGGAAGTTCATCTCTTCAACCATCAACCGGAACCTTATTCTATATTCAGACTCAATCATCTCTTTAAAATCCTGCTCTTCTCCCTTCATCACAGATATAGATAAGAGACTTCAAGTTAAACAGCAGAGATAAATATTCATGGTCACTTTCCATCTCTAACTCCAATATAAAGACAAGGGAATATCAAGTACAGGGGAAGAAACAAAATGCATACATACAGAGGGCAAAGAAAGTTTCAAGATCAACCAACATCAACATAATCTTAGAACATGCAATGCAGATGAACACGCTAACTGACTTAGAAAACTGAGGAATCTACAATCACAGTGACAAAGAGGGGGAGATGAGGAAAATTGGAAGGTGGGGCAAATGGATTTGGCTGATGCTTTGGATAGTGAGTATCAGGAAAGGGAAATGGTAGGGTGACACCAAAGTTGTTAGATAAAGCAACTGGAAGAAGGAAGTTGccaaaacaggaaaacaagagaGGGATAGATTGTAGAGGCAGGGAGTGTTATCAGCAGCTCAGTTTTTGGATATGCTGGTTTTGATTAGTCAATCAGTCATCCAAAAGAGATGTTGAATAGAAGTTGGATGTGAAAGCCTGTATCACTTGGAAGTTGGAGCTACAGACTGGCACTGGGAGTGGCCAGCTTAATGATATTTCATCTCATGAGACTCCGCAGTCAATACTTATCAAGAACCGAACCACTGCTCACCACCTCTACCACTAACCCCTGGTTCACCATCACCTGTCCCTGATAACTACAACAGTCCCCTGTCAAGTATCCCACCTCTGCTCTCACCCTCCTACAGTCTTGTCTTATCTCAGCAGTCAGTGTTTCTGTGAGAATGAAAGTTCAATCAAGCCACCCCTCTGTTCAAAACTTTCCTCTTGTTTccctatttcattaaaaaaaatttttttaagtttatttatttattttgagagattaagacagagagcaggagaagggcagagagagagagtgagagaatcccaagcaggctctgcactgccagcacagatcctgatatggggctggaaaCCAAGAActttgacatcatgacctgagctgaaatgaagtcagatgcttaacagactaagccaccaaggcgcccttCCCTATTTCATTTAAAGTCATCtgccctaggggtgcctgggtggctcattcggttaagtggactttagctcaggtcatgatctctcaaggttaggtttgtgagtttgagccctacttcctgctctgtgcagacagctcagtctggagcctgcttcagattttgtgtcttcctctctctctgcccctcccctgctggcactgtctctctccccctcaaaaataaataaacataaaaaaaaaaaagtcagatgcccTACAGATTTGGCCCCTTTATCTTCTAATCTCACCTATCAGCTTCCACTGCCTTTCCAGCCCCAACTAAGAACCTACCAGATTCTTCCCAAAACAGTATAACTCAATCCCTCAACAGCTTGAGTTTTCTCAAATACCACTTTCTGAACAAGGTCCTGATCACTTTATTTCAAAGTATATCCCATCATGCTTCCCTCCGCCTACCCCTCCCTGAATGTATAGCATTTACCATGTAacattcattttacttatttggttTACTTCCATGAGAATGTCAGTTGCAcaagggcaatttttttttccctctcctacTACTGAATCTCCAACACCTAGTATAGTCCCTGGCAAAGAGTGGgaccccaatattttatttttgaatatatggTGGTTAAGGCTGAAAAAAATGGGGATCAGTTGAAAAGTTCTTGCAGAGTCAGTCAGTTCTTCTCTATCATCTTCAACtagccatttattttctttaaaattgaaaGAGAGAAGAGTCAGAATCTGGatatctggcacagagtagaGTTAAAGGCTTGAGTTAGAAGGTTTGAAATCAGAAGTGAAACATGGGCATAACAGACAGCAAGCCCTCATTCTGGACAGTAATTCTCAAACTGCCTTTTAAATGGTTTTAggattcaaatttttaaaaaagggggaggggcacctgggtagctcagttggttaagcatctgactttggctcaggtcatgatctcatggtttgtcagtctgagacccgcatcaggctctgtgctgacagctcagagcctggagcctgcttcagattctgtctccctctctctctgcccctcccccactcacactctgtgtctctctccttcaaaaataaataaacttaaaaaaaataataaatggtttcAGAATTTACATGGCCACCAACACTACATGAGATGCTCACTCGCCCATGGCACTGTTATAAAATGTTATCAATCATTAGTATCTTCCAATAAGGGTTACAAATGTCATTTCACAAATTTAAGAGTTAATTTGTATTCTTCTTACCATAAAAAAAGTTCAGGATCTTCTTATTCAAAAGGTAGTtgcatttccttttctgcaaaatctcatttctttgatcatttttctattgaatttcTAGTCTTTTTGCTTATTGATGTTAGAGAGTTCTTTATTCATAAAGAAATTAACACTTTTCCTACCAatggatttcaaatatttttcctggtTTGTCATTCATCTTTTGGCTTTGTTTATGTTATTTGCTGTCCAACGTTATAGGTAATTCCCTAAGACTCGAGATAAGCACTGACCTGAATCATCACCATTCTTTCTTGCTCATCAGCCAATATGCTTTTAGCTACTTCAAGTTTCTCCTTCAATGTGTTCAATATCTCCTGGAATAACTTCTGCAGAGAAATAGATCACAAAACTCTAGGTAAAGTAATTGCTTTAGAATAGTTAGATTTTTCACCTTGGACAACTGAAAAAGGGCCAATACACCTATGTTTTCTTAGCCTTTACGTTTAAGGTCTAAATATAGTACCTGTCTAGAATTCTCTGATAAACACTGCCTAAGGGAAGTGGCCTTGCGGGATCAGAATatcgcctcccctcccccaaataagtTAGTAAGAGGAGGCAGCCAGTGTTAAGAGTGCTCTGGGATCTGCAGGAGGCTCACCCTATAAACGCCAGCAGCCTCTTGTACTCCACACACCAAGTGATTCTCGTGCTCCTGAGAGTGGAAGCACTGGCCACACAGCAGGATTTGGTCATCAACACAGAACAACTGCACTAGTTCCAGGTGTTTCTCACAGTAGACATCTTCCGGGAATTTTTGCTGTAACTGGGAGCTGAGCCTCCTGGACATCCTGGCAGGTGTCCCTAGGTGAACTTTCTGCCGTGGAATACCTCCCTGCACACTGAACCATAAAAGAGTGGCGGTGATTTGGGGGAGTCACACTTGCCAACCGCGGTGTCCACCCTCAGCCAAGCATCAGATCCCCTCAGCGCATCCGCGGCTCCTCGAACCCGCAGGTCTTCCGCAGCCAGCAGCCACGTGCTCGGGGGAGGACACACGGGACTCACACCCGTATCCTGAGATTGAGGGGGCTTCCAAGTTTTCTCAAAATTTAGCACTGGGCTGAAAATTAGTTACAAGTGAGGACACAGGACACCACTTCCCTGTAAggcactaggaaaaaaaaaaaaagcagctgaagaagaaagaaaaagaagaaaaggcactTACTAGAAGGCAGAGAGTATTAAAGCTCTGGAGGAACATCCGGGACTAGAGTGCCTCAAAGACTGGCTTCAGGCATTTAAGGACGCTCTCCCTTTCCCAGGGCTTGCACAAGCTGGAAAATGCAGCCAGCTTCCCGGGCCTCCTTAAAGGGGAGTGGCACTTGGGTGCCAAATTTAAGGGAGAACCCGCTTTCTAAGTACGCATGCGCCTAAGTGTGAGGCACCTCAAGTTTTGTGGGCAAAGCCGAAGACGTCTGTCATCTAAGAGCTGGCCAATAAAGATAtcgattaaaaaaataaaaaggcacccccaaaagaaaaacttaacaaaatttaAGGGAAACTAGATTTTTCACCTTGGACAACTGAAAAAGGGCCAATACACCTAAAGGGAAACTGCttttaaggaaagagagaaagggatcTATAATCTCTTCCATCCCCatttccagatgattctgattaCCTTTGAGCAACAATTCTGATACTCGAGGAACATTTTAATTCTATTCCTAAAAGGGATTACCCACTGAATTTGGGTAGCTTTTCACCAACGAAGAATTGCCTTGCCTTACTTCTCTTTTCTAACTCCATCTCCAGCCAATGTTACGGTGGTGACACTGTAACACCCAAGtattaatttctcaaaaaaaaaaaaaaatcctctatcCTG containing:
- the TRIML2 gene encoding probable E3 ubiquitin-protein ligase TRIML2 isoform X2, translating into MSSVQGGIPRQKVHLGTPARMSRRLSSQLQQKFPEDVYCEKHLELVQLFCVDDQILLCGQCFHSQEHENHLVCGVQEAAGVYRKLFQEILNTLKEKLEVAKSILADEQERMVMIQGEEQDFKEMIESEYRIRFRLMVEEMNFRSLQDCVFNPKLREDHLNQVLAFATELKGQSQETLQRLNDLGKENMNKLKESEGRLSGHICSLQKMTVELEKKCGKYTLMVLQNAGSSLKRSESLLLQCLEQAQITDLSLCQVTGMSRMLKVLQRAVTLDPKTANPCLVLSEDLRSMHLRNVQQDLPHSPGRFVFSATVLGVESFTSGRHYWEVDVEKATKWQLGVSEDSASRHGDLPTTSGNKVLLMGSLMGTNYTFWAFPPLKRVSLRGEQMHKVGVFLDCESGQISFYDVANRSLIYNFSSLTFQGALRPIFSLCIPSGVTNSDSLSICLPPVSSCDVTVSPQSSLA
- the TRIML2 gene encoding probable E3 ubiquitin-protein ligase TRIML2 isoform X1; translated protein: MPADSCSVQGGIPRQKVHLGTPARMSRRLSSQLQQKFPEDVYCEKHLELVQLFCVDDQILLCGQCFHSQEHENHLVCGVQEAAGVYRKLFQEILNTLKEKLEVAKSILADEQERMVMIQGEEQDFKEMIESEYRIRFRLMVEEMNFRSLQDCVFNPKLREDHLNQVLAFATELKGQSQETLQRLNDLGKENMNKLKESEGRLSGHICSLQKMTVELEKKCGKYTLMVLQNAGSSLKRSESLLLQCLEQAQITDLSLCQVTGMSRMLKVLQRAVTLDPKTANPCLVLSEDLRSMHLRNVQQDLPHSPGRFVFSATVLGVESFTSGRHYWEVDVEKATKWQLGVSEDSASRHGDLPTTSGNKVLLMGSLMGTNYTFWAFPPLKRVSLRGEQMHKVGVFLDCESGQISFYDVANRSLIYNFSSLTFQGALRPIFSLCIPSGVTNSDSLSICLPPVSSCDVTVSPQSSLA
- the TRIML2 gene encoding probable E3 ubiquitin-protein ligase TRIML2 isoform X3, which encodes MSRRLSSQLQQKFPEDVYCEKHLELVQLFCVDDQILLCGQCFHSQEHENHLVCGVQEAAGVYRKLFQEILNTLKEKLEVAKSILADEQERMVMIQGEEQDFKEMIESEYRIRFRLMVEEMNFRSLQDCVFNPKLREDHLNQVLAFATELKGQSQETLQRLNDLGKENMNKLKESEGRLSGHICSLQKMTVELEKKCGKYTLMVLQNAGSSLKRSESLLLQCLEQAQITDLSLCQVTGMSRMLKVLQRAVTLDPKTANPCLVLSEDLRSMHLRNVQQDLPHSPGRFVFSATVLGVESFTSGRHYWEVDVEKATKWQLGVSEDSASRHGDLPTTSGNKVLLMGSLMGTNYTFWAFPPLKRVSLRGEQMHKVGVFLDCESGQISFYDVANRSLIYNFSSLTFQGALRPIFSLCIPSGVTNSDSLSICLPPVSSCDVTVSPQSSLA